From the genome of Geminocystis herdmanii PCC 6308, one region includes:
- a CDS encoding type II toxin-antitoxin system HicB family antitoxin: MIIQWSDIDNCYLVGFPDFEGQQWRTHGDTYEEAFQNGIEVLELLIEDYQLSGETLPIPSILKEKVA, encoded by the coding sequence ATGATTATTCAATGGTCTGATATTGATAACTGTTACTTAGTTGGGTTTCCTGATTTTGAAGGGCAACAATGGCGCACTCATGGTGATACTTATGAGGAAGCCTTCCAAAATGGTATCGAAGTTTTAGAATTGTTAATTGAGGATTATCAACTATCAGGAGAAACTTTACCAATACCTAGTATTTTAAAAGAAAAGGTTGCTTAA
- a CDS encoding phosphoketolase family protein, with protein MVQGITKPVADTLSTEELQKIHAYWRACNYLAVGMIYLQDNPLLKEHLKPEHVKNRLLGHWGSSPGLSFVYTHLNRLINKYDLNMVYLAGPGHGAPGILGPVYLEGTYSEIYPDKSLDEEGMQKFFKQFSFPGHIGSHVTPETPGSIHEGGELGYSLSHGYGSILDNPDLISVVMVGDGESETGPLATSWHSNKFINPIRDGAVLPILHLNGYKIANPTILSRISHEELEALFIGYGYEPYFVEGSDPMDMHQKMAATLEECVSKIRAIQEECRNSGVPKRPRWPMIVFRSPKGWTGPKDVDGKKMEGFWRSHQVPMGEMHSNPEHLRLLEEWMKSYKPEELFDENGCLMPELQALAPKGDRRMSSNPIANGGLLRKDLNLPDFRDPTYAVEIPSPGTVEVENTKIMGIFLRDVMRNNMHSFRVFGPDETASNRLNPIYEVSKKVWMADYLPEDADGGELSPDGRVMEMLSEHTLEGWLETYLLTGRHGLFHTYEAFAHVIDSMFNQHAKWLDICKNHVPWRAPVSSLNILLSSTVWRQDHNGFSHQDPGFVDLVTNKSADVTRVYFPPDANCLLSVIDHCLRSKDYVNVIVADKQKHLQYLTIDEAVKHCTKGIGIWEWASNDDQGVSPDEPDVIMASCGDVPTKESLAATQILRRECPELKVRFINVVDIFKLQDDTEHPHGLSRRDFNTLFTEDKPIIFNFHGYPWLIHKLAYRHIHNDRLHVRGYKEEGNINTPLELAIKNQIDRFNLVIDVIDRVPKLGSRAAYLKERMKNEIIDNLNYAHTHGIDKTEMNHWKWEG; from the coding sequence ATGGTTCAAGGAATCACTAAGCCTGTAGCGGATACACTGTCCACAGAAGAACTGCAAAAAATTCACGCCTATTGGCGCGCTTGTAATTATTTAGCAGTAGGGATGATTTATCTACAAGACAATCCCTTACTCAAAGAACATTTAAAACCTGAACACGTTAAAAATCGCCTTTTAGGACACTGGGGATCGAGTCCGGGGTTAAGTTTTGTCTATACTCACCTCAATCGCCTCATCAATAAATACGATCTCAACATGGTGTATTTAGCAGGACCCGGTCATGGTGCGCCCGGTATTTTAGGACCAGTTTATTTAGAAGGTACTTACTCGGAAATTTATCCTGATAAAAGCCTTGATGAAGAAGGAATGCAGAAGTTTTTTAAACAGTTTTCTTTCCCCGGCCACATCGGCAGTCACGTTACCCCTGAAACCCCCGGTTCAATCCATGAAGGAGGGGAGTTAGGTTATAGTTTATCCCATGGCTACGGCTCAATTTTAGATAATCCCGATTTGATCTCTGTGGTAATGGTGGGAGATGGTGAATCGGAAACAGGTCCTTTGGCTACTTCTTGGCACTCTAACAAGTTTATCAACCCCATTCGTGATGGTGCGGTATTACCAATTTTGCACTTAAACGGTTATAAGATTGCGAACCCCACTATTCTTTCTCGAATTTCCCATGAGGAATTAGAAGCACTTTTCATCGGTTACGGTTATGAACCTTATTTCGTGGAAGGATCAGACCCGATGGACATGCACCAGAAAATGGCAGCAACTCTTGAGGAATGTGTCAGCAAAATTAGGGCTATTCAAGAAGAATGTCGTAATAGTGGCGTTCCTAAGCGTCCTCGTTGGCCTATGATTGTTTTTAGGTCTCCCAAAGGTTGGACAGGACCTAAAGATGTGGACGGAAAGAAAATGGAAGGTTTTTGGCGATCGCACCAAGTACCTATGGGAGAAATGCACAGTAATCCTGAACATCTGAGACTCTTAGAAGAATGGATGAAAAGCTATAAACCCGAAGAATTATTCGATGAAAATGGTTGTTTAATGCCCGAATTACAAGCATTAGCACCCAAGGGCGATCGACGCATGAGTTCTAATCCCATTGCCAACGGCGGTTTACTCAGAAAAGATTTAAACTTACCTGATTTTCGTGATCCTACCTATGCCGTAGAAATTCCCTCCCCCGGTACAGTGGAAGTGGAAAACACCAAAATTATGGGTATCTTTTTGCGGGATGTGATGAGAAATAATATGCACAGTTTTCGAGTATTTGGACCCGATGAAACTGCCTCTAACCGCTTAAATCCCATTTACGAGGTGTCGAAAAAAGTCTGGATGGCGGACTATTTACCCGAAGATGCTGACGGGGGCGAATTGTCTCCTGATGGTAGAGTAATGGAAATGTTGAGCGAACACACCCTCGAAGGTTGGTTAGAAACCTATCTTTTAACAGGCAGACACGGCTTATTCCATACCTACGAAGCCTTTGCCCACGTTATCGACTCCATGTTTAACCAACACGCAAAATGGTTAGATATTTGTAAAAATCATGTGCCTTGGCGGGCTCCCGTTTCTTCTTTAAATATTCTTTTATCTTCTACTGTATGGAGACAAGATCACAACGGTTTTTCTCATCAAGATCCGGGTTTTGTGGATTTAGTCACTAATAAAAGTGCAGATGTAACCCGTGTTTATTTTCCCCCTGATGCGAACTGTTTATTAAGTGTGATTGATCACTGTTTACGCAGTAAGGATTATGTTAACGTTATCGTTGCGGATAAACAAAAACATTTGCAATATTTGACGATCGACGAAGCAGTGAAACACTGTACCAAAGGTATCGGTATTTGGGAATGGGCGAGTAATGATGATCAAGGTGTTTCTCCCGACGAACCAGATGTAATTATGGCTTCCTGCGGTGATGTGCCTACCAAAGAATCTTTAGCCGCTACCCAAATTTTACGCCGTGAATGTCCTGAATTAAAAGTGCGCTTTATCAATGTGGTGGACATCTTTAAATTACAAGATGATACCGAACACCCCCACGGTTTATCTCGCCGTGATTTCAACACTTTATTTACGGAAGACAAGCCCATTATTTTCAATTTCCATGGCTATCCTTGGTTAATTCATAAATTAGCTTATCGTCATATTCATAACGATCGACTCCATGTGAGAGGTTATAAAGAGGAAGGTAATATTAACACCCCCCTTGAATTGGCTATCAAAAACCAGATCGATCGATTTAACCTTGTAATTGATGTGATCGATAGAGTACCCAAATTAGGCTCTCGTGCGGCATACTTAAAAGAACGTATGAAAAATGAGATTATTGATAACTTAAATTACGCCCATACCCACGGTATCGATAAAACAGAAATGAATCATTGGAAATGGGAAGGCTAA
- a CDS encoding permease, which produces MTQIQSAFTLFTSLLVEAMPFLLMGVLLSSSLIFFLDESSLISKLPKNPFLGAVIGSIFGFFFPVCECGNVPVARRFLLKGLPTSVAVSFLLAAPTINPIVLWSTYVAFRGQPQIVWLRVIFSLIIAITMGCIFSLQRDPRPLLKPLLAKRITALMAEAEEVKAEKLRNETVKEYSLLQSGSFILGSGGKTIKMDENLLTDKDKKKAEMSLWQKWDLFINNVQVELRELGGVLILGSAIAASIQVFVPREIILNLGQDPITSIIAMMILAGVVSICSTVDSFFVLSFASTFTTASLVAFLVFGPMIDIKAMGLMLSIFKPRMIFYLMAIVAQLTFIFTLSYSYFY; this is translated from the coding sequence ATGACTCAAATTCAATCAGCTTTTACTTTATTTACCAGTTTGCTGGTGGAAGCAATGCCTTTTCTTTTGATGGGGGTATTGTTATCTAGTAGTTTAATTTTCTTTTTAGATGAAAGTAGTTTAATTAGCAAGTTACCGAAAAATCCCTTTTTGGGGGCGGTTATTGGTAGTATTTTTGGCTTTTTCTTCCCAGTCTGTGAATGTGGAAATGTGCCTGTAGCTCGAAGATTTCTTCTCAAGGGTTTACCGACATCGGTGGCGGTGTCTTTTTTATTGGCTGCGCCTACGATTAATCCGATCGTACTGTGGTCAACTTATGTTGCATTTAGAGGACAACCTCAGATTGTGTGGTTAAGGGTAATTTTTTCCCTAATTATTGCTATTACTATGGGTTGTATCTTTAGTTTACAACGAGACCCTCGTCCTTTGTTAAAACCTTTATTGGCAAAACGGATAACTGCGTTAATGGCGGAAGCTGAGGAGGTAAAAGCTGAAAAATTGAGGAATGAAACGGTTAAAGAATATAGTTTGTTGCAAAGTGGTAGTTTTATTCTGGGTAGTGGTGGAAAAACCATTAAAATGGATGAAAACTTATTGACAGATAAGGATAAAAAAAAGGCGGAAATGTCTTTATGGCAGAAGTGGGATTTGTTTATTAATAATGTGCAAGTTGAGTTAAGAGAGTTAGGCGGAGTATTAATTTTAGGGAGTGCGATCGCAGCTTCTATACAAGTTTTTGTACCCAGAGAAATTATTTTAAATTTAGGACAAGACCCCATTACTTCGATTATTGCTATGATGATTTTAGCAGGGGTGGTTTCCATTTGTTCTACCGTTGATTCATTTTTTGTGCTGTCTTTTGCTTCTACTTTTACCACGGCTTCTTTAGTTGCTTTTTTAGTTTTTGGTCCTATGATTGATATAAAAGCTATGGGATTAATGTTGTCTATTTTTAAACCGAGAATGATATTTTATTTAATGGCAATTGTCGCTCAATTAACTTTTATTTTTACTTTATCTTATAGCTATTTTTATTAA
- a CDS encoding molybdopterin molybdotransferase MoeA: MLTVTEVEKIILDLVKPLQEKEVVTLHQVTHRILGENITSGLDFPYWDNSAMDGYAVKYKDVSMASKKNPVSLKIVEEIPAGYCPQKKIQEGETARIFTGGMLPDGADTIIIQENTQRQGENVLIFSSTILQDFVRQKGSFYQAGDVLLSAGMKINPPEIAILATAQCLNIPVVRSPIIAILSTGDELITPDKPLQKGQIIDSNQYLLASFIQQNGGIPLPLGIIPDDETALENAISQALEKADWVISTGGVSVGEYDYVDKVLTKLGGDIRVKKVAMKPGKPLTVATFGDKLYFGIPGNPVSTMVTCWRLLKSAMEKLSGNINYSPCSIVRGITHNHLRSDGNRETYLWGNVNLIGGYYHFTIAQGSHSSGNLVNLKGVNALGIIPIGTNLIEIGDDVQILLV; the protein is encoded by the coding sequence ATGCTGACTGTTACGGAAGTAGAAAAAATTATTCTCGATTTAGTTAAACCGCTACAAGAAAAAGAAGTAGTAACCCTTCATCAAGTTACCCATCGTATTCTAGGGGAAAATATTACTTCTGGCTTGGATTTTCCTTATTGGGATAATTCGGCGATGGATGGTTATGCTGTCAAATATAAAGATGTGTCGATGGCAAGTAAAAAAAATCCTGTAAGTTTAAAGATAGTGGAAGAAATCCCCGCTGGTTATTGCCCTCAAAAAAAGATTCAGGAAGGGGAAACCGCTAGAATTTTTACGGGAGGAATGTTGCCTGATGGTGCTGATACCATAATAATTCAGGAGAATACACAACGACAAGGGGAAAATGTGTTGATTTTTTCGTCAACAATTTTGCAAGATTTTGTGAGACAAAAAGGCTCTTTTTATCAAGCTGGAGATGTGTTATTATCCGCAGGAATGAAGATAAATCCTCCCGAAATAGCTATTTTGGCAACGGCTCAATGTTTAAATATTCCTGTAGTTCGATCGCCCATTATTGCTATTTTATCCACTGGGGATGAATTAATTACCCCTGATAAACCCTTACAAAAAGGGCAAATTATCGACTCGAATCAATATCTTTTAGCTAGTTTTATCCAACAAAATGGCGGTATTCCCTTACCTTTAGGAATTATTCCAGATGATGAAACTGCTTTAGAAAATGCCATCTCTCAAGCCTTAGAAAAAGCTGATTGGGTGATTTCCACAGGAGGGGTGTCGGTGGGAGAGTATGATTATGTTGATAAAGTTTTAACTAAGTTGGGGGGAGATATTAGGGTGAAAAAAGTGGCGATGAAACCGGGTAAGCCTTTAACAGTAGCAACTTTCGGAGATAAGTTATATTTCGGTATTCCGGGGAATCCTGTTTCTACGATGGTGACTTGTTGGCGTTTACTTAAAAGTGCCATGGAAAAGCTATCAGGTAATATTAATTATAGCCCTTGTTCGATCGTGCGAGGTATCACCCATAACCATTTACGCAGTGACGGCAATCGAGAAACTTATTTATGGGGAAATGTTAACCTTATCGGGGGATATTATCACTTTACCATTGCTCAAGGTTCTCATAGTTCAGGAAACTTAGTCAATTTAAAAGGAGTCAATGCCTTGGGGATAATTCCTATCGGTACAAATTTAATCGAAATCGGCGATGATGTGCAAATTCTCCTTGTTTAA
- the dapA gene encoding 4-hydroxy-tetrahydrodipicolinate synthase, giving the protein MSDYIFGRVLTAMVTPFKEDLSINYDVAEKLADHLVNNGSDGLVICGTTGESPSLEDDEKYELLKVVKKAVGDRAKIVMGTGSNSTAKAIKDTQKASKIGIDGSLQVVPYYNKPPQEGLYQHFSSIAQSCPDVPMMLYNIPGRTGKNLEAETTAKLAQDLDNIVAVKEASADLEQTAKIRILAPSDFLIYSGEDFLTLPMMTVGSVGVVSVASHLVGNQMQTMIKAYEEGNNLLAQKIQQKLYSLFKVIFCNTNPIPVKYALQLQGWDVGGVRLPLTSLLPNQQQEVEKVLQSLELL; this is encoded by the coding sequence ATGAGTGATTATATTTTTGGTAGAGTTTTAACCGCAATGGTGACACCCTTTAAGGAGGATTTGTCAATAAATTATGATGTTGCAGAAAAATTAGCTGATCATTTAGTGAATAATGGTAGTGACGGCTTAGTTATTTGTGGCACTACGGGGGAATCTCCTTCTTTGGAAGACGATGAAAAATATGAGTTACTCAAAGTTGTTAAAAAGGCGGTGGGCGATCGTGCTAAGATTGTCATGGGTACTGGTTCAAATTCTACGGCTAAAGCCATTAAAGACACTCAAAAAGCGAGTAAAATAGGTATTGACGGCAGTTTGCAAGTTGTGCCTTATTATAATAAACCGCCCCAAGAAGGCTTATATCAACACTTTAGCTCGATCGCGCAATCTTGTCCTGATGTGCCGATGATGTTGTATAATATACCGGGGAGGACAGGTAAAAATTTAGAAGCGGAAACTACAGCAAAATTAGCTCAAGATTTGGATAATATCGTAGCGGTAAAAGAAGCTAGTGCAGATTTGGAACAAACTGCTAAAATAAGAATACTTGCTCCTTCAGATTTTTTAATTTATTCAGGAGAAGACTTTTTAACCTTACCTATGATGACAGTAGGAAGCGTTGGAGTGGTAAGTGTAGCTAGTCATTTAGTGGGAAATCAAATGCAAACTATGATTAAAGCATACGAAGAAGGTAATAATTTGTTAGCTCAGAAAATTCAACAAAAATTATATAGTTTATTTAAAGTTATTTTTTGCAATACTAACCCGATTCCTGTTAAATATGCCCTACAATTACAAGGTTGGGATGTCGGGGGTGTCAGATTGCCTTTAACTTCTCTACTGCCGAATCAACAACAAGAAGTAGAAAAAGTTTTACAAAGTTTAGAGTTATTATAA
- a CDS encoding glycosyltransferase family 4 protein, with protein sequence MKQKSQNTAIYYKPDGYTTQGKRLLGRQSAGESFLKAYIQSSPKDILYCHSDNYEEFCHFQQTTTPWLKNSVNFDFISTTESYQLAKVGNLYIPSPNISQFAWSRRFYDQRSYSICGVTHTITSKEAISSISNLITAPIQPWDALICTSNAVKIAVDKILHDWGEYLAQRLNCKIDVELKLPVIPLGVESEKFEYNSDFRNTIRQRLNITEEDIVILFLGRLVFYAKAHPVPMYLAIEKAVKKINHQGKIYLIQCGWFEDEKEEKTFKESAKQFAPSINHIFLNGKNQEIRQKIWSSADIFISLVDNIQETFGLTPIEAMAAGLPVIVSDWNGYQESIRHDIDGFRISTVIPEKNNAFDLASYYHSDSINYSRYIAQACFATMVNIDECTTALVKLIDNPDLRKKMGENGKQRVKDIYDWQNVIKSYQQLWEELAEIRNIKAMSVPVKKGTPFHPLCDDPFNLFSHYSTHHLHPETNLQLSLMANDISLQKIRSIWATNFGANSRLSNDIIDRIIADLSINKTLKVAYFIEVYGAENTPLLIRTLMYLLKFDILMISH encoded by the coding sequence ATGAAGCAAAAATCTCAAAATACGGCAATCTATTATAAACCTGATGGATACACCACTCAAGGAAAAAGACTATTAGGCAGACAGTCGGCAGGAGAAAGTTTTTTAAAAGCCTATATTCAATCTTCTCCAAAAGATATTCTTTATTGTCATAGTGATAATTATGAGGAATTTTGTCATTTTCAGCAAACTACAACCCCTTGGTTAAAAAATTCTGTTAATTTTGACTTCATTTCTACTACTGAATCTTATCAATTAGCTAAGGTTGGTAATCTTTATATTCCCAGTCCTAACATATCACAGTTTGCATGGTCAAGAAGATTTTATGACCAAAGAAGTTATAGTATTTGTGGAGTTACCCATACGATCACATCTAAAGAAGCTATTAGTAGTATAAGCAACCTAATCACCGCACCAATACAACCTTGGGATGCTTTAATTTGTACATCTAATGCCGTTAAAATTGCCGTTGATAAAATACTTCATGATTGGGGAGAATATTTAGCACAAAGATTAAACTGTAAAATAGATGTAGAATTAAAGTTACCTGTTATTCCATTAGGAGTTGAATCAGAAAAATTTGAGTATAATTCTGATTTTAGAAACACCATTAGGCAAAGACTGAATATAACAGAAGAAGATATAGTTATTTTATTTCTTGGTCGTCTAGTATTTTACGCTAAAGCTCATCCTGTGCCAATGTATTTAGCCATAGAAAAAGCTGTCAAAAAAATTAACCATCAAGGAAAAATTTACCTAATCCAATGCGGTTGGTTTGAAGATGAAAAAGAAGAAAAAACCTTTAAGGAAAGTGCTAAACAATTTGCCCCTTCTATTAACCATATATTTTTAAACGGAAAAAATCAAGAAATTCGTCAAAAAATTTGGTCTTCTGCGGATATATTTATTTCTTTAGTTGATAATATTCAAGAAACTTTTGGATTAACCCCCATTGAAGCCATGGCGGCAGGTTTACCCGTAATAGTTTCTGATTGGAATGGGTATCAAGAATCTATTCGTCATGACATTGATGGTTTTCGCATTTCTACGGTTATACCTGAGAAAAATAATGCTTTCGATTTAGCTAGTTATTATCATTCTGATTCGATTAATTATAGTCGTTATATTGCACAGGCTTGTTTTGCAACCATGGTTAATATTGATGAATGTACCACTGCTTTAGTTAAATTAATAGATAATCCTGATTTGAGAAAAAAAATGGGTGAAAATGGGAAACAAAGAGTTAAGGATATTTATGATTGGCAAAATGTGATTAAATCTTATCAACAATTATGGGAAGAATTAGCCGAAATTAGAAACATAAAAGCAATGTCTGTACCCGTAAAAAAAGGTACTCCTTTTCATCCTTTATGTGATGATCCTTTTAATTTATTTAGCCATTATAGTACCCATCATCTTCATCCAGAAACTAACCTACAATTAAGCCTGATGGCTAATGATATATCTTTACAAAAAATTCGCAGTATTTGGGCGACAAATTTTGGAGCAAATTCTCGTTTATCTAATGATATTATCGATCGAATTATTGCTGATTTAAGCATTAATAAAACTCTCAAAGTTGCTTATTTTATAGAAGTTTATGGAGCTGAAAATACTCCCCTATTAATAAGAACTTTAATGTATTTACTTAAATTTGATATTCTAATGATAAGTCATTAA